The proteins below come from a single Stutzerimonas stutzeri RCH2 genomic window:
- a CDS encoding LysR family transcriptional regulator — MLDRITSMRVFTRAATAGSLSAAARHLDMSPAMASKHVDALESRLGVKLFHRSTRRLSLTEAGSNYLEACQRILPEIEEAEASVASQRIEATGLLRMNVPLTFGTQFIAPLIPEFSRRHPAVKVELGLTDSRVDLIDGGWDMAVRIGQLQDSSMQARQLADCPLVVCAAPRYLDERGVPRSVADLGQHNCLGYSLPNLAAAKVWPFGRNGEVRIAVNGDLVANNGEALVAAAIGGQGLIYKPQFIVAKALRRGELVAIELDQPCVGLGGIHVVYPPDRRPPAKVRVMIDYLVDAFSGNQPWALSSD; from the coding sequence ATGCTCGACCGAATCACCAGCATGCGCGTTTTCACCCGTGCCGCTACGGCCGGCAGCCTGTCCGCCGCGGCGCGTCATCTGGACATGTCGCCGGCCATGGCCAGCAAGCACGTCGATGCGCTGGAGAGCCGCCTGGGGGTCAAGCTGTTTCACCGCAGCACCCGACGCCTCAGCCTTACCGAGGCTGGCAGCAACTACCTGGAAGCCTGCCAGCGCATCCTGCCGGAGATCGAAGAAGCTGAAGCCAGCGTCGCCTCGCAGCGGATCGAGGCGACCGGGCTGTTGCGCATGAACGTGCCGCTCACATTTGGCACGCAGTTCATCGCCCCGCTCATTCCGGAATTCAGTCGCCGCCACCCGGCGGTAAAGGTGGAACTCGGTCTTACCGACAGCCGCGTCGACCTGATCGACGGCGGCTGGGATATGGCCGTGCGTATCGGCCAGCTGCAGGACAGCTCCATGCAGGCACGGCAGCTTGCAGATTGCCCGCTGGTGGTCTGCGCCGCGCCGCGCTATCTGGACGAACGTGGCGTACCACGCAGCGTCGCCGATCTGGGTCAGCACAACTGCCTGGGTTACAGCCTGCCAAACCTAGCCGCAGCCAAGGTCTGGCCCTTTGGCCGCAATGGCGAGGTGCGCATCGCGGTCAACGGCGATCTGGTTGCCAATAACGGCGAAGCCTTGGTGGCCGCCGCCATTGGTGGCCAGGGCTTGATCTACAAGCCGCAGTTCATCGTGGCCAAGGCGCTGCGCCGCGGTGAGCTGGTCGCCATCGAACTGGATCAGCCATGCGTCGGGCTTGGCGGTATCCATGTGGTCTACCCGCCCGACCGTCGCCCGCCTGCCAAGGTCAGGGTAATGATCGACTATCTGGTCGATGCCTTTTCCGGCAATCAGCCCTGGGCACTCTCCTCAGACTGA
- a CDS encoding DUF72 domain-containing protein: MTGIHIGISGWRYAPWRGDFYPKGLTQKKELQFASRAVSSIEINGSFYALQTPERYADWYADTPKGFVFSIKGPRYITHVRRLREVEKPIANFFASGIFQLKEKLGPILWQFPPSFKFDPALFEAFLRQLPHDTEAALAIAKGCEARMEGRSYLSIDRKRQMRHAVEIRNASFVDPAFIDLLRKYKVALVVADTAGKWPHQEDLTSDFVYIRLHGAEELYTSGYTDAALDDWSQRIQRWSKGSQPDDARLISSSKPRPRRSREVYCYFDNDVKVRAPYDARQLLRRLGLDAHLQATPGQLEGAMV, from the coding sequence ATGACAGGCATTCATATCGGTATATCCGGTTGGCGCTATGCGCCCTGGCGCGGTGACTTCTATCCCAAGGGGCTGACACAGAAGAAGGAACTGCAATTCGCCTCGCGCGCGGTGAGCAGCATCGAGATCAACGGCTCGTTCTATGCGCTGCAAACGCCCGAACGTTATGCCGACTGGTACGCCGACACCCCCAAGGGTTTCGTCTTCAGCATCAAGGGGCCGCGTTACATCACGCATGTGCGCAGGCTGCGCGAGGTGGAAAAACCCATCGCCAACTTCTTCGCCTCGGGCATTTTCCAGCTCAAGGAAAAGCTCGGGCCGATCCTCTGGCAGTTCCCGCCATCATTCAAGTTCGATCCGGCGCTGTTCGAGGCATTTCTACGTCAGCTGCCCCACGACACCGAAGCCGCGCTGGCGATTGCCAAGGGCTGCGAGGCGCGCATGGAGGGCCGCAGTTATCTGTCGATCGACCGCAAGCGCCAGATGCGTCATGCGGTGGAAATCCGCAACGCAAGCTTCGTCGACCCCGCATTCATCGACCTGTTGCGTAAATACAAGGTGGCCCTAGTGGTCGCCGATACCGCCGGCAAGTGGCCGCACCAGGAAGACCTCACCAGCGACTTCGTCTATATCCGCCTGCACGGCGCGGAGGAGCTCTACACCAGCGGTTACACCGATGCGGCATTGGACGACTGGAGTCAGCGCATCCAGCGTTGGAGCAAAGGCAGCCAGCCCGACGATGCGCGCCTGATCAGCTCGAGCAAGCCGCGGCCGCGTCGCTCGCGCGAGGTGTACTGCTATTTCGATAACGACGTGAAGGTCCGCGCGCCCTATGACGCGCGGCAACTGCTGCGCCGGCTCGGCCTGGACGCACACCTGCAGGCCACTCCCGGCCAACTAGAAGGAGCAATGGTTTGA